From Variovorax sp. J2L1-78, the proteins below share one genomic window:
- the nusA gene encoding transcription termination factor NusA, with translation MNREMLMLVDAISREKNVERDVVFGAVESALAQATKKLHQGDVDIRVAVDRDSGDYETFRRWHVVPDEAGLQLPDQEILLFEAKEEMPDIEVDEYIEETVDSVPIGRIGAMAAKQVILQKIRDAEREMLLNDFMSRGDKIFVGTVKRLDKGDIIVEAGRVEGRLRRSEMIAKENLRNGDRVRAMIMEVDLTLRGAPIILSRSAPEFMIELFRQEVPEIEQGLLEIKSCARDPGSRAKIAVLSHDKRVDPIGTCVGVRGTRVNAVTNELAGERVDIVLWSEDPAQFVIGALAPANVSSIVVDEEKHAMDVVVDEENLAIAIGRGGQNVRLASDLTGWKINIMDANESAQKQALETDSSRKLFMEKLDVDEEIADILINEGFTSLEEVAYVPISELLEIESFDEDTINELRTRAKDALLTMEIAKEESAEGVSQNLRDLEGLDPELIPKLAEAGVHTRDDLADLAVDELTEITGHSADDAKALILKAREHWFAGQE, from the coding sequence ATGAATCGCGAAATGTTGATGTTGGTGGATGCGATCTCGCGCGAGAAGAACGTCGAACGCGACGTCGTCTTCGGCGCGGTCGAATCCGCACTGGCGCAAGCCACCAAGAAGCTCCATCAGGGCGACGTGGACATCCGCGTGGCCGTCGACCGCGACAGCGGCGACTACGAGACCTTCCGCCGCTGGCACGTCGTTCCCGATGAAGCCGGCCTGCAGTTGCCCGACCAGGAAATCCTCCTGTTCGAAGCCAAGGAAGAGATGCCCGACATCGAGGTCGACGAATACATCGAAGAAACGGTGGACTCGGTCCCGATCGGCCGCATCGGCGCCATGGCCGCCAAGCAGGTGATCCTGCAGAAGATCCGCGACGCCGAGCGCGAGATGCTGCTCAACGACTTCATGTCGCGCGGCGACAAGATCTTCGTGGGCACCGTCAAGCGCCTGGACAAGGGCGACATCATCGTGGAAGCCGGCCGCGTCGAAGGGCGTCTGCGCCGCAGCGAGATGATCGCCAAGGAAAACCTGCGCAACGGCGACCGCGTGCGGGCCATGATCATGGAGGTCGACCTGACGCTGCGCGGCGCGCCGATCATCCTGTCGCGCTCTGCGCCGGAATTCATGATCGAACTCTTCCGCCAGGAAGTGCCCGAGATCGAACAGGGCCTGCTCGAGATCAAGAGCTGCGCCCGTGACCCGGGTTCGCGCGCCAAGATCGCCGTGCTCTCGCACGACAAGCGGGTCGATCCGATCGGCACCTGCGTCGGCGTGCGTGGCACCCGCGTGAACGCCGTGACGAACGAACTCGCCGGTGAACGCGTCGACATCGTGCTGTGGTCCGAGGACCCCGCCCAGTTCGTGATCGGTGCACTGGCGCCGGCCAACGTGTCGTCCATCGTGGTGGACGAAGAGAAGCACGCCATGGACGTGGTGGTCGACGAGGAAAACCTCGCCATCGCCATCGGCCGCGGCGGCCAGAACGTGCGCCTGGCGTCCGACCTGACGGGTTGGAAGATCAACATCATGGACGCGAACGAGTCAGCCCAGAAGCAGGCGCTCGAAACCGATTCCAGCCGCAAGCTCTTCATGGAGAAGCTCGATGTGGACGAGGAAATCGCCGACATCCTGATCAACGAAGGTTTCACCAGCCTGGAAGAAGTGGCCTATGTGCCGATCTCCGAGCTGCTCGAAATCGAGAGCTTCGACGAAGACACGATCAACGAGCTGCGCACCCGTGCCAAGGATGCTTTGCTCACGATGGAAATCGCGAAGGAAGAAAGCGCCGAAGGCGTCTCGCAGAATCTGCGCGACCTCGAAGGCCTCGACCCCGAGCTCATTCCAAAGCTGGCCGAAGCGGGTGTCCACACCCGCGACGACCTGGCCGACCTCGCGGTCGACGAACTCACCGAGATCACCGGCCACAGTGCCGATGACGCCAAAGCCCTCATCTTGAAAGCCCGTGAACATTGGTTCGCGGGCCAAGAGTGA